One part of the Humulus lupulus chromosome 9, drHumLupu1.1, whole genome shotgun sequence genome encodes these proteins:
- the LOC133801170 gene encoding protein OCTOPUS, with product MNPSTEPPPLPPQPPQPHRPSTSCDRHPEESFTGFCPSCLCERLAVLDHSSSSATASSSRKPPTSSTAAAALKAIFKPSTSSSSAAVAAAGAGPTSGNRNRPTSFFPELRRTKSFSASKNEGFSGVFEPQRKSCDVRVRNTLWNLFTQDDVRYPGGKKECSKPGSGAVVGGGGEIEVETRNIGGASSIVKGPVFESKEEEEEEEEEEEEAEEFVEGDEGEIRVFEEPNVGNVIEDRVEEIVEEEEEEKEEEVVEEIEEQEHISELELKPMKDHIDLDSQTKKRDLKEIAGSFWSAASVFSKKLQKWRQKQKMKKRQNGGSSATLPVEKPIGRQFRETQSEIADYGFGRRSCDTDPRFSLDAGRMSLDAGRMSFDDPRYSFDEPRASWDGYLIGRTFPKMPTMVSVVEDPPPVHVMRSDNQIPVEEPINEDESVPGGSAQTRDYYSDSSSRRRRSLDRSNSIRKTAAAVVAEMDEIKSSSNAKVSPATVDYFPGPKLVVPDRDSRDSNSNSLRDDCSETFDMGFRDSASVIGNGDRKGPKKSRRWSKAWNIWGFIHRRGNKDEDEDRYSRANGVERSFSESWPELRGDRNGDVRGGFNPKMLRSNSSVSWRNSQGFGGGGPFGSMRKSNPSSVASTTTAAAAETNGHARKKKDEVVLERNRSARYSPNNIDNGLLRFYLTPMRSSRRSANGKSRYNQAHSIARSVLRLY from the coding sequence ATGAATCCGAGCACTGAACCACCACCATTACCACCTCAACCGCCGCAGCCCCACCGTCCTTCCACCTCCTGCGACCGTCATCCGGAGGAGTCCTTCACTGGCTTCTGCCCTTCATGCCTTTGCGAACGACTCGCCGTACTCGATCACTCCTCTTCATCAGCTACTGCTTCATCTTCTCGAAAACCCCCCACTTCATCCACCGCCGCCGccgcccttaaggccattttcaAACCCAGTACTTCTTCCTCTTCTGCGGCCGTTGCTGCTGCTGGTGCCGGACCTACTTCGGGGAATCGTAACCGACCCACTTCGTTTTTCCCTGAGTTGCGTCGAACCAAGTCCTTCTCGGCTTCTAAGAACGAGGGGTTTTCCGGTGTTTTTGAGCCCCAGAGGAAGTCCTGTGACGTTAGGGTTAGGAACACTCTCTGGAATCTTTTCACTCAAGACGACGTGAGGTATCCTGGTGGTAAGAAAGAGTGCTCGAAACCGGGTTCTGGCGCGGTTGTTGGTGGCGGCGGTGAGATTGAGGTTGAGACTAGAAATATCGGAGGAGCTTCGTCGATTGTTAAAGGTCCTGTGTTTGAGTctaaggaggaagaagaagaggaggaggaagaagaagaggaagctgAAGAGTTTGTTGAAGGAGACGAGGGGGAAATTAGGGTTTTCGAAGAACCCAACGTGGGGAATGTAATTGAAGACAGAGTGGAGGAAATTGTtgaggaagaggaggaagaaaaggaagaagaagttgtTGAAGAAATAGAAGAACAGGAGCATATATCGGAGCTTGAGTTGAAGCCCATGAAGGACCACATAGATCTCGATTCACAGACCAAAAAAAGGGATTTGAAGGAGATTGCGGGTAGTTTTTGGTCCGCGGCTTCGGTTTTCAGCAAAAAATTGCAGAAATGGAGGCAGAAGCAGAAGATGAAGAAGCGTCAAAACGGTGGCAGTTCAGCCACATTGCCGGTGGAGAAGCCAATCGGTAGACAGTTCAGAGAAACCCAGTCAGAGATCGCAGACTATGGCTTCGGTCGGCGGTCCTGCGATACTGATCCTCGGTTCTCGCTTGACGCCGGTCGAATGTCGTTGGACGCGGGTCGTATGTCGTTTGACGACCCGAGGTACTCGTTCGACGAGCCTCGAGCTTCTTGGGATGGCTACTTGATTGGCCGTACATTCCCGAAAATGCCTACCATGGTTTCAGTGGTGGAGGACCCTCCTCCGGTGCACGTTATGAGGTCCGACAACCAAATCCCAGTCGAAGAGCCCATCAATGAGGACGAGTCCGTTCCGGGTGGGTCAGCACAGACCCGAGACTATTACTCTGATTCATCCTCTCGTCGGCGGCGAAGCCTCGATCGATCGAACTCGATAAGGAAGACGGCCGCAGCTGTGGTTGCCGAGATGGACGAAATAAAATCAAGTTCCAACGCTAAGGTGTCTCCGGCCACCGTTGATTACTTCCCGGGGCCGAAACTGGTGGTTCCGGATAGAGATTCTAGAGATTCCAACTCAAATTCTTTGAGGGATGACTGCTCCGAAACTTTTGACATGGGGTTCCGAGACTCGGCCTCGGTGATCGGTAATGGGGATAGAAAAGGTCCCAAGAAGTCCCGCCGGTGGAGCAAGGCGTGGAACATTTGGGGGTTTATTCACAGGCGTGGGAACAAGGATGAAGACGAAGACAGATACAGCAGAGCCAATGGTGTGGAGCGTTCGTTCTCAGAGTCATGGCCTGAGCTTAGAGGAGATCGAAACGGCGATGTTCGTGGAGGTTTCAATCCGAAGATGCTTCGGAGCAACAGCAGCGTTAGCTGGAGGAACTCACAGGGCTTTGGTGGAGGAGGGCCCTTCGGTAGCATGAGGAAGAGCAACCCCTCCTCCGTCGCCTCTACCACCACTGCCGCCGCCGCCGAGACTAATGGGCATGCTCGGAAGAAGAAAGATGAAGTTGTTTTGGAGCGAAACCGCAGTGCAAGGTATTCCCCGAACAACATTGATAATGGGCTTTTGAGGTTTTATTTAACTCCGATGAGGAGTAGCCGGAGGAGTGCAAATGGGAAAAGTAGGTACAACCAGGCACATTCCATAGCCAGAAGTGTACTTCGATTGTACTAA